One window from the genome of Novipirellula caenicola encodes:
- a CDS encoding biopolymer transporter ExbD, whose product MAIRRERAEDATINLTPMIDVVFLLIIFFMVGSKFSEAESRINVNVPSVGDLRSMTRVPDERVVVVANDGSLTLDETPVTIAELSETLRNQHANYPALKVAVRGDGESSFQQVAEVLHAVRSSGVQQVGLSAKSTRR is encoded by the coding sequence ATGGCAATTCGACGTGAACGAGCCGAGGATGCGACGATCAATTTGACGCCGATGATCGATGTCGTCTTTCTGCTGATCATCTTTTTTATGGTCGGCAGTAAATTTAGCGAGGCAGAAAGCCGAATTAATGTGAATGTTCCTTCAGTGGGTGATCTGCGTTCGATGACGCGGGTGCCTGACGAGCGGGTGGTCGTCGTGGCCAATGATGGTTCGCTGACCCTCGACGAAACGCCTGTGACGATTGCCGAGTTGTCCGAGACGCTTCGCAATCAACATGCAAATTATCCGGCACTCAAAGTCGCGGTCCGCGGCGATGGCGAAAGCTCTTTTCAACAAGTGGCCGAAGTGTTGCACGCGGTTCGCAGCAGCGGGGTCCAACAGGTCGGATTGTCGGCAAAAAGCACCCGCCGCTGA
- a CDS encoding squalene--hopene cyclase yields MLSLSLDRSLIALQTSYSLWADRRLVYAVAAVAVALLLITIWLFRRQKRQGRQAGIICLIGSVVLHLILLCLVPYLPKPAGGSAESHPDSDDTIGIQDIEFSSFDPEMQREDHSQAEDQPTIAPLPVSDLADSLVDPEVADVAEAESEEIESSASDAAEVEVPPSIVPPSLVAESTTAVDSMMDSLDADFQKLFEPQPETPPVPQPAEPMVQTPVNTPVVEPTPEPTTQPVVARTEPTPRTVEAVPVSAAAAERAFVAGAQQNDFANRVGNAKTEALIETGGNVETEAAVAAALKYLTVHQRADGAWDPHSSGAGQERQPLGMNRGGAGSRAETALTGLALLSLMGAGQTHQQGEYADNVYRGLAYLIRNQKPDGSLAGNASIYAATYAHGMAALAMCEAAAITHDASAIQSARRAMQYTQSMQHSGTGGWRYTKGDTGDLSQLGWQAMVLDAGSRAGIQPSDAAVRGMERFLRSVRSGRTGGLASYRGGEAPSRTMTAEALATRLLIGQRVPQAEIDEAEVALLQQKPGVGQDNYYYWYYATLALHQLQDEAWEEWNRALQSRLLSTQLPDGQWPTESVWGGYGGSIYTTAMATLCLESYYRHTLRESKAKIAQQPAATWQR; encoded by the coding sequence GTGCTTTCCCTTTCGTTAGACCGATCGCTTATCGCGCTGCAAACCTCGTATTCGCTGTGGGCGGATCGACGGTTGGTGTACGCCGTCGCGGCGGTGGCAGTGGCATTGCTGCTAATCACGATTTGGTTGTTTCGGCGACAAAAACGCCAAGGCCGGCAAGCGGGAATCATCTGCCTGATCGGCTCGGTCGTGCTGCATCTAATCCTGTTGTGCTTGGTCCCCTACCTGCCCAAACCCGCCGGCGGGAGCGCGGAAAGCCATCCGGATTCCGACGACACCATCGGCATTCAAGACATCGAATTCTCGTCGTTTGATCCCGAGATGCAGCGTGAAGATCATTCCCAAGCCGAGGATCAGCCCACGATCGCGCCGTTGCCGGTTTCCGATTTGGCCGACTCGCTTGTCGATCCCGAAGTCGCTGACGTGGCGGAAGCGGAGAGCGAGGAAATCGAATCGTCAGCGTCGGATGCAGCCGAAGTCGAAGTACCACCATCGATTGTGCCTCCATCGTTAGTAGCCGAGTCGACGACGGCAGTCGATTCGATGATGGATAGCCTCGATGCGGATTTCCAGAAATTGTTCGAGCCCCAGCCGGAAACTCCTCCCGTGCCGCAGCCGGCTGAACCGATGGTGCAGACGCCGGTGAACACGCCCGTCGTCGAACCGACACCCGAACCCACGACCCAACCCGTTGTTGCGCGTACCGAGCCCACGCCGCGAACGGTCGAGGCGGTTCCCGTTTCGGCAGCCGCTGCCGAGCGAGCGTTTGTGGCCGGAGCCCAGCAGAACGATTTTGCCAACCGGGTCGGAAACGCGAAAACCGAAGCCCTGATTGAAACCGGCGGCAATGTGGAAACGGAGGCCGCCGTTGCAGCGGCACTGAAATATTTGACCGTTCACCAGCGTGCCGACGGCGCCTGGGATCCTCATTCCAGCGGTGCGGGACAAGAGCGACAGCCGCTGGGGATGAACCGCGGCGGGGCCGGTTCACGCGCCGAAACGGCGTTGACCGGATTGGCGCTGTTGTCGCTGATGGGCGCCGGGCAAACGCATCAGCAAGGCGAATATGCGGACAACGTCTATCGTGGTTTGGCCTACCTGATCCGCAATCAGAAACCGGATGGATCGTTGGCCGGCAACGCGTCGATCTATGCGGCGACCTACGCCCACGGCATGGCCGCGCTGGCGATGTGCGAAGCCGCTGCGATCACCCACGATGCATCAGCGATCCAATCGGCTCGGCGTGCGATGCAGTACACGCAAAGCATGCAGCATTCGGGGACCGGCGGATGGCGTTATACCAAGGGCGACACCGGAGATTTAAGTCAGCTCGGTTGGCAAGCGATGGTATTAGATGCAGGCAGCCGAGCAGGGATTCAGCCCAGCGATGCGGCGGTTCGCGGAATGGAGCGTTTTTTGCGCAGTGTCCGGTCTGGCCGCACTGGCGGGTTGGCTAGCTATCGAGGCGGCGAGGCACCGAGCCGTACGATGACCGCCGAAGCGTTAGCGACTCGCTTGTTGATCGGCCAACGCGTGCCTCAAGCTGAGATCGACGAAGCGGAAGTCGCGTTGTTGCAACAGAAACCGGGCGTTGGGCAAGACAATTACTACTATTGGTACTACGCCACGCTCGCGCTTCATCAGTTGCAAGACGAGGCGTGGGAAGAATGGAACCGCGCACTTCAGTCGCGATTGTTGTCGACCCAGTTGCCTGATGGGCAATGGCCCACCGAAAGCGTGTGGGGAGGCTACGGCGGATCGATCTACACCACCGCAATGGCAACGCTGTGTCTAGAAAGCTACTACCGTCACACACTGCGTGAATCGAAGGCCAAAATTGCCCAGCAGCCCGCCGCGACCTGGCAGCGATAA